TCTCTGGATCCTGAAATGCCGAGACTCGGCTAGGCGAATATCTGTTCCTGGGCGATCCCCTGAATAAACGGGACACCATCCGACAGCAAGAAACAAACTCGTCTCGTGGTGACGCGCTCCGACGACTGGCCATTTCAATTTTCATGCGGATCCCGTCCAATTCGCCAAGGTCCAAATCCCAGTCCCCTGGACGCGCCCAAACCTTAGAGAGCCCCCCCTGTCTCCTGGCGCAGGTTTCCCTGCAAATCCCCCGACGGCGCTGGACGAATGGGCGGCCACAGCAGCGTCTAGGCGGCTCCTCGCTCGCCCCAGGAGCCTCGATTCAGCCCCTGCAGCGGCGCACCAGCCCCCCGTTTTCAGCCCAGCCTCCCGCCAGGCGGTCCACTCCGTCCCACGACGGCCCACAGTCCTACCGCATTCGGCTCCCAACCACACGCAAGCTGGTCCTATACAACGCTTCGATATCCAGCTCTGAGGAGCTCATTTGGAAGAAGAAACTGCTTGCTCTCTCTGACAttcatctctcctcctccttcatcctcaGTTCTTTGTGGGAGTCGAGTCGACCGACCCTCCTTTGGCGGATTTACTAACCATACAGCTCCATTGCGTGCGTCAGCCATTAGCGCCAAACACTTCAACATCCATACCTACCTACTTtccgtcaccaccaccaccagcagcttcttcctcctccacgagTCCAAACCTTAGCACCTTTCACATTCCCATCCGCGGTACCGTCACTTCTGCCTTTCTAATCCCTTTTCCCTTTCTCAAACTTTATTTCCCCCACTATACTTTTTCCGGATTATTCATTGTTCCTTGACTCGTTCATTCTCACTCTGTCCTTGGTTTCGGGGTTCTCGATTTCATTGCCGATTGTCGCCTTCTTTTGGGGCTAGTCCTTGTTTGCGGTTCCTGACACCAATCTATTCTCGATCTACGGCGAAACCAAGCTATCCCTTGGTCAACTGCGGCGCCTCGTCCATGTAAACAAAAACCGACAGCATCGATTTTCCAGCACTTTCTTCCTCACCTGCAACCTTAATCCCGAGCACCCCGCCCCCGCACCGAGCTGCGATCATGGccaccaaggtcaagaaccCGCTCAGCGCGGCGCACACCGCGGGCATCTTTGCCGACATGTCGGTTGATGGCCCCATTATTGGAACTCTGGTCGCTATCGTCGATCGCGCCAAGAACTTGCCGAATCGCAAGACCATCGGCAAGCAAGATCCCTACTGCGCCGCCCGGCTAggcaaggaggccaagaagacaaCCACAGATATCCGAGGCGGGCAAACGCCCAAATGGTGAGCATTAGTGATTTTGAGAGCTAAAATCGAGTTCGGACTGACTGGTTTTAAACAGGGACCAGGAGTTGCGGTTCACAGTCCATGACTGCCCAGATTATTACCAGCTGAAGATCTCCGTCTTTACCGACGACAAGCGGACAGATCTGGTCGGAGAATCATGGATTGACCTCAGAGGCATCATTGTGGCCGGCGGTGGACAGAGCGACATGTGGCAGACATTAAGCTGCAAGGGCAAATACGCTGGCGAGATCAGGGTGGAAATCACATTCTACGACACCCGTCCCAAGCCCGACAAGCCCGCGGCGAAACCGAAGCAGCCTGCCCCCGCagagcaagagcaaggaTCCGTCAAGCAGAGAACGCCAGTCAAGAGACGGCCGTTGCCATCTGATCCTGTAACCGGCGAAGCTCCTGTTGCGACTCCCCCAGCAGCTCCCACAACGGCACCTCCGGCACTCCCTTCAGCAGCACCGGCGGGGCCTGATCACCGCACTCCTCCACGACATGCAAAGCAGACTTCACACTCGGGCGCCTTTATCCAGGCCCAGTCTCCTCTGCAGGCAGTCGAGTACAACACACCGCCGTCACAATCAACGCGCAGCCGTCACACAGACAACTATTCTCCGTCAGCGCACGCGCCTGTACAACAAGAATATGTGACACCAACGCGGGCGGAAGTCCCTCGCCAATCCCGCAGGTCCATGTACGAAGGGTCACCCCGACACTATGATGACCGGGACTACAGCCCGAGGTATACGCTTCAGCAGGATCAGATGGATCACCGGGGTCACTACTCTCCGCATCAGGATCCTTACGACCAGCCGCCGCCTTCAATGGCGCCCATGGACGATCCCAGGCAGTACTCTCCCATGGAAAACGAGCGTCCACCGCCACCACCTGCCCATCGGAGCCGACACAGCGGCACAGGTCAGGAACTTGTGCCCAGGGGCACCTATGATACGTCACCGGTCAAGATGCCGCAGATGAGACATGACGTTCTGAGACATGAGGCTCAAAGACAATCACAGTCGCAGCCCCAGCCCCAGCCACAATCGCAGTCTCAATCCCTGGTACCTTACCCGGGGCGCCCAACCTTTCGCGCGTACGATTCGGCACCGGCTGCCAACCCTGTCCCGTCTTCCAACGGAATGGGCTACGATAATGCGCCGAGACACAATTCCTATGACGCCAGCTACGATCCTCATTATCGGTCAATGCAACCAACGGTCGAGGATGCGCCCGAGAATGGCGGCCCGCCAGTCAACAACTTCAGGCAGAGTAGTTCGCGGATGTATCCAGACGAGCTGGCCTTGGAGGAAAACCCGAGCCCTGCGCCGCTGGTTCTGCGGCGATCAACCGGGGGCTCTCCCTATCGGGACGACTACTCACCCTCGCAGCCTGCGCGTGGATACCAAAACCAAGATGATGGATATCACAACCCGGAGGACTGGCAAGTCGCATTGACTTCCTCCCACCGACGAAGCTTCTCAAGAAGCCCCGGTGACAACTCGTACCACTCCCACAGCAGCCAAAGCCATCATTCGGGTCATGGGTCTGAGCTGGAGACCAAGCACATTCAGAGCTCCTCCAACTATGCGCTCCCCAACATGCCAGCGGCCCTTGTGCCAGGGTTGGATGCATCCCAATCCCAGGAGTTGACAGATCTGATTTACGAAGACCGCCGACGTGAGAGACGGCCACATTCGCAAAGTCTCTCAACACCCACTCGAGGTCGGCAGCGGAACGAGTCCTTGTCAGGATACAACCAAGCACCGCCCGAGCAAAGCTATGATCAGGGCTATGACCAAAGCTATGATCAAAGCTATGCCATCCAGCCATACAGACGGGCCATCACATATACCTCTGCGGCCGACCAGCAGATAATCAAGCCTAGAGCTATCTCGCCAAACACTCGCACTAGCCCGAACCCTCAGCACAAAATCAAGCGCAAGTCGGTCAGCCCTGCGCCTCCTCCAGATGAGAACCGAAGGTCAACCGAGATCCCCTTCGGACCCGACTCTTATGATGCCCTGAACCCGAGTCTTGTTTCTTCGAAGGATGGGGCCAGTCCTACGCCGCCAGATTATCTGGGTGGTGAGCCGACAAAGATCATCACCTATGATGGGCGAGAAATCGACCCTTCGGATCATCTTCCCGAGGATACCTGGGCGCCGGAACCAGAGAAGAAGAATCAGGAACCGGCACCAGAACCACGATCGAGACCTCCACTGTCTGGGGCGCAGCCAATGCCGCCTAGCACTCGCAGGGCCCGCCGCACTGGCCGTCACTCCATGTCCACGGTGAACACATCGTCATACACATTCTCGGAAGAACCGCGGACGCCTCCAGCGCCTACTGGCCGGGCTCGGCTCCAGAAGCGAAACAGAGCTTCTGCTGGCAATTCCCCTGCGGCGTCCAGTCCTTTGGCGCCGATCTCCAAGGACAACTACCAGGAAAGGACCCCTTACGGAAACTCTTCTCTTCGAGGCTTGCCGCGAGCAAGCACCTGGGATTTCGAAGACGAGAACCGTGGGGTGTATGGGGGTCCACCAATCCCAGCCAAGATCCCTCTTCCACTCATGATGAGCGGTGCCAATGGGCCCGGTAATGAGTTGGCTCTGATGGAAGAAATGCAGAGGATCGACATCGGGTCAGGAAGGTCCCGACGAAGGGGAGGATATTGAATAGATGAACGAAGGTAATGAGACCTAGAGCGAATGTACTGTACAATCAAGGGGTTTGATTTGGCGTTAGCGTGCGGAGCAGGTATGGAACGATCAGGGAAATGTGGGAGTTTTGAACATGTCCAAGGGAAAATATTGGACGACTCATTAGAAATTGATGATCATATTTCATTCAGCTTGTTCCTTGCTTGGTGGTGACTGTCTCATCGTGTTCTGTTTTCGTGGTTGTGTATGAGGGGactgttgttgatgttgttgtcaGGCACTGTTTTCTGGGGGGATTGATTGAGGGAAGAATTGGGGCAACAGACAGCGAAAGGGGGACGACACCGACCCTTACGTGATGGGAGGGGAGAAAGTCCGTTTGCAATAGAATTTATTGTTGTCATCATGGTGCGATGCTTGGGATGAAGCATAGATATTGGGTGCTGTACACTCTATTGGGCTCTGTCcggctcttcttctccagactTGATGGGATACTTATACTACTTGTGCATCATTTGAATAGTCCGGGGGCTCTTTTAGACTTGGAATTGACTGCGGAGAGCCTGCATTGGAAGTAAAGCGTGATGACTTACATGTatgtggttgtggttgatgcTGCCATTCGCCAAATGGGTACGTACCGTTCAATGATGCAGGGGACATGACACCAGGCCGAAAACAGCTTAGCCCCCCTCACCTCTCAGCCATCGACTTCTGAATACTTTATCTTATCGCAGAAAAAAATATCACAGCGCTACCTCCCATTGCAGCTCAACACTACCACCACCCACCATCGATCGCAAAGCTCGTCATCGCAACAATTAACAATGGCAGCTCAGGTGGGACCTCTGCCACAGCTCAAGCTGCCCTCGGGCCCGACGCCCGTGACCGCCGAGCAGCGCTACTGGAAGACGTTCAAGAACCAGCTGCTGATCCCGTCGCCGACCTCGTACCCCGTCGTCCACATCTCATCCAACAACGACAGCTTCGCCGTCACGACGGGCACGCGCGTGCAGATCTTTTCGAACCGGACCCGGAAGCtcgtcaagaccatcacgCGCTTCGGCGACGTCGCGCGCAGCGGCGAGATCAGGAAGGATGGCCGGGTGCTGGTGGCTGGTGACGACACGGGAAAGATCCAGGTGTTTGACGTCAACTCGAGGGCCATCCTCAAGACGTGGGTGACGCACAAGCAGCCCGTATGGACGACAAAGTTTTCTCCCACGGAATTGACCACTCTGCTGAGTGCGAGCGACGACAAGACGGTCCGGCTGTGGGATCTGCCTAGCAACGAATCTACCACGACCTTTGTTGGCCACTCTGACTATGTTCGATGTGCAAACTTTATGCCCGGCACCATGTCCAACATGATTGTGTCTGGAAGTTACGATTCGACCGTGAAGCTCTGGGATCCCAGGACAGGGAGCAACAGTGCTGTCATGACTTTCAAGCATGCGGCTCCTATCGAGGATGTCTTGGCCATGCCCTCTGGAACCACCGTGTTCGCGGCGGCTGGTGAATCCATCAGTGTTCTCGATCTTGTCGCCGCACGACCCCTGCATCTGATCACCAACCATCAAAAGACGGTCACGTCGCTCAGCCTGGCATCTAATGGCCGACGACTGGTTAGCGCTGGTCTCGAAGGTCACGTCAAGGTGTTTGAAACAACTGGCTGGAACGTCGTGTCGAGCACCAAGTATCAGTCTCCTGTACTGTCTGTCAAGGTCATCCCCTCGAGTGATGATCCCGACTCGGTCGACCGTCACCTGGCTGTGGGCATGCAGTCTGGTGTCTTGAGTGTGCGCACTCGTCTTACAGGACTCGAGGCTCATCGGGAGGCCGAGCGTGAGAAGGAAATGGCTGCTCTCGTGGCGGGAACAATTGAAGCCCACGACGCCAAGAGGAACAAGCGGAAGCGCAGAGTTGCAGCCGCTAAGCGGCTGGATATGGTTGGCGAGGGAGCCGATGTTGTTATCGCCAACGAGCCTCGCCtgtacaagaagaaggagcgtTCATGGCAGAGCGATCTACGACACGCCCGATATGCCAACGCTCTGGACCAGGTCCTCGACAAGCATGCGCCCGACCATTCACCCCTCAACGTCTtgaccctcctcctcgccctccgtCACCGAAGCGCCCTGAAAGACGCCCTGGAGTCTCGAGACGAGCTCTCGGTCCAGCCCATCCTCAAATGGGTCTGTGGACACATCTGCGACCCCAGATACGTCAGCGTATGCGTCGAAGTCGGCCTCCACCTCCTAGACCTCTACTCAGAATTCGTCGGTGCCTCGGCGGAACTGCATGAGGGCTTCCGGACCCTCCACAAGAgggtcaaggccgaggtgGAGAGAGCCCAAGTGGCATGCCAGACCGGAGGCATGCTAGAGAGCCTGATGGTCGGAACCCTCTGATGGAAAAAGGAGCGAACACGATACGTCTTATACCCCCCCTCGAGGCTGGGTTCATTTGCATTACGCGTGGCGTTTGGGTGGCTTAAAACTTGGGAGTCATGGAAATGTATCAGGCTTTTTTGTATAGAGAAGTcgaagtggaggaggaggaggtggaatGGGTGCGCATGAGATGTTGCTGTTGATCATGGCCCATCGACTGTCTGCAGATCTCTTTATACATGCGCGTAAGCTAAATGAGCAATCTATTTTCTACGCTTTGATACAGTATGAGTTGTTTGTCACTGCTTGTGTGAATATGTGTCCTTTGACCA
This region of Fusarium falciforme chromosome 5, complete sequence genomic DNA includes:
- a CDS encoding C2 domain-containing protein, coding for MATKVKNPLSAAHTAGIFADMSVDGPIIGTLVAIVDRAKNLPNRKTIGKQDPYCAARLGKEAKKTTTDIRGGQTPKWDQELRFTVHDCPDYYQLKISVFTDDKRTDLVGESWIDLRGIIVAGGGQSDMWQTLSCKGKYAGEIRVEITFYDTRPKPDKPAAKPKQPAPAEQEQGSVKQRTPVKRRPLPSDPVTGEAPVATPPAAPTTAPPALPSAAPAGPDHRTPPRHAKQTSHSGAFIQAQSPLQAVEYNTPPSQSTRSRHTDNYSPSAHAPVQQEYVTPTRAEVPRQSRRSMYEGSPRHYDDRDYSPRYTLQQDQMDHRGHYSPHQDPYDQPPPSMAPMDDPRQYSPMENERPPPPPAHRSRHSGTGQELVPRGTYDTSPVKMPQMRHDVLRHEAQRQSQSQPQPQPQSQSQSLVPYPGRPTFRAYDSAPAANPVPSSNGMGYDNAPRHNSYDASYDPHYRSMQPTVEDAPENGGPPVNNFRQSSSRMYPDELALEENPSPAPLVLRRSTGGSPYRDDYSPSQPARGYQNQDDGYHNPEDWQVALTSSHRRSFSRSPGDNSYHSHSSQSHHSGHGSELETKHIQSSSNYALPNMPAALVPGLDASQSQELTDLIYEDRRRERRPHSQSLSTPTRGRQRNESLSGYNQAPPEQSYDQGYDQSYDQSYAIQPYRRAITYTSAADQQIIKPRAISPNTRTSPNPQHKIKRKSVSPAPPPDENRRSTEIPFGPDSYDALNPSLVSSKDGASPTPPDYLGGEPTKIITYDGREIDPSDHLPEDTWAPEPEKKNQEPAPEPRSRPPLSGAQPMPPSTRRARRTGRHSMSTVNTSSYTFSEEPRTPPAPTGRARLQKRNRASAGNSPAASSPLAPISKDNYQERTPYGNSSLRGLPRASTWDFEDENRGVYGGPPIPAKIPLPLMMSGANGPGNELALMEEMQRIDIGSGRSRRRGGY